A part of Prevotella melaninogenica genomic DNA contains:
- a CDS encoding aldo/keto reductase has product METIKLSNGVEMPLLGYGVFLVSPDECERSVSEALKVGYRLIDTAQIYGNEEGVGRAWRKSGLRRDELFLVTKVWPSNAGEEKAATSIEESLRKLDTDYIDLLLIHQQYGDIYGTWRAMEKAYRSGKVRAIGVSNFQAGRFFEFVHYVDVKPMINQLQCNVMAQQNDIVPVLNETDTKMMAWGPLGGEGVDGIVQNEILSAIGAKYGKTAAQVALRWLTQRGIVAIPKSVHVERMQQNFDIFDFSLTADEMTEVAALNQQDAGFIDFNSLSFVKYLIEKYG; this is encoded by the coding sequence ATGGAAACAATCAAATTAAGCAACGGAGTTGAGATGCCTCTTTTGGGCTATGGAGTATTTTTGGTAAGTCCTGACGAGTGCGAACGCAGTGTAAGTGAGGCTCTGAAAGTAGGCTATCGCCTTATTGACACCGCCCAGATTTATGGTAATGAAGAAGGTGTCGGACGTGCTTGGCGCAAGAGTGGACTTAGACGTGACGAGCTTTTCCTCGTAACTAAGGTGTGGCCTTCTAATGCAGGAGAGGAGAAGGCTGCTACAAGCATTGAAGAGAGTCTGCGTAAACTTGATACAGACTATATTGACCTTCTGCTCATTCATCAGCAATATGGCGATATCTATGGTACATGGCGAGCTATGGAGAAAGCCTATCGTAGCGGTAAGGTGAGAGCTATCGGTGTGTCTAACTTTCAGGCAGGACGCTTCTTCGAGTTTGTTCATTATGTAGATGTAAAGCCAATGATCAATCAGTTGCAGTGTAACGTTATGGCACAGCAGAACGATATTGTGCCAGTCTTAAATGAGACCGATACAAAGATGATGGCGTGGGGACCACTTGGCGGAGAAGGTGTAGACGGTATTGTGCAGAACGAAATTCTCTCGGCTATAGGTGCCAAATATGGTAAAACAGCTGCTCAGGTGGCACTCCGTTGGCTTACTCAGCGAGGTATTGTAGCCATTCCAAAGAGTGTACACGTAGAGCGTATGCAGCAGAATTTTGATATCTTCGACTTCAGTCTTACCGCTGATGAAATGACAGAGGTGGCAGCGCTTAACCAGCAAGATGCAGGATTTATCGACTTCAATAGCCTTTCTTTTGTCAAGTATCTTATTGAAAAATACGGATAA
- a CDS encoding LacI family DNA-binding transcriptional regulator, giving the protein MAEKIRIKDIAERAGVSVGTVDRVLHKRPNVSETALKRVEKVLKEMNYQPNVYASALAYNKSYTFYCLIPKHSSEAYWEEIEIGAMKAAEARRDFYLDVEIMYYSRLDSNSFIETYQKCLRKNPDGVILVPTTIELTRQFTDELHDRNIPFILLDSYMPSLQPLSFYGQDSIQSGRFAARMLMLIAQKEESIMLMKQIKDGKMASRQQENREVGFRNYMEENFPEIKILEVNLPLDEERKRYDHILEKFFSEHPEVHHCITFNSKAHVVGKFLLKTHRKNVQIMGYDVVHKNADCLRDGSISFLIAQHAYQQGYFSVDSLFRAIVLKKKVEPVNYMPIDLLTQENIDFYHRTWG; this is encoded by the coding sequence ATGGCAGAAAAGATAAGAATCAAAGACATTGCAGAACGTGCTGGTGTAAGCGTTGGAACAGTTGACAGAGTATTGCATAAACGCCCGAATGTATCGGAAACGGCACTGAAACGAGTGGAAAAGGTGTTAAAGGAAATGAATTATCAGCCAAATGTATATGCGAGTGCACTGGCTTATAACAAGAGTTACACGTTCTATTGTCTGATTCCAAAGCATAGCAGCGAGGCGTATTGGGAAGAGATTGAGATTGGCGCAATGAAGGCAGCAGAGGCACGCAGAGACTTTTATCTCGACGTGGAAATCATGTATTACAGCCGATTAGATTCCAACTCCTTTATCGAAACTTACCAGAAATGCCTCAGGAAGAATCCTGATGGCGTTATCCTTGTGCCTACAACGATAGAGTTAACACGCCAGTTCACGGACGAATTGCACGACCGCAACATTCCTTTCATCCTACTTGACTCTTACATGCCATCGCTGCAACCGCTGTCGTTTTATGGACAGGACTCCATCCAGAGTGGACGTTTTGCGGCACGAATGCTGATGCTCATTGCACAAAAGGAAGAGAGCATCATGCTTATGAAGCAAATAAAAGATGGTAAGATGGCGAGCCGGCAGCAGGAAAATCGTGAGGTGGGGTTCCGTAATTATATGGAAGAGAACTTCCCTGAGATAAAGATTCTTGAAGTAAACCTGCCTTTAGATGAAGAGCGGAAACGTTACGACCACATATTAGAAAAGTTCTTCAGTGAGCATCCAGAGGTACATCATTGTATCACCTTTAACTCTAAAGCGCATGTCGTGGGTAAGTTCTTACTGAAGACACATCGTAAGAATGTTCAGATTATGGGCTATGACGTGGTGCATAAGAATGCTGATTGTCTCCGGGATGGGAGTATCTCGTTCCTCATTGCACAGCACGCTTACCAGCAGGGATATTTTAGTGTTGACTCTCTCTTCCGTGCTATCGTGTTGAAAAAGAAGGTGGAGCCAGTCAATTATATGCCTATTGACCTGCTGACACAAGAGAATATAGACTTTTATCATAGGACGTGGGGGTAA
- a CDS encoding winged helix-turn-helix transcriptional regulator, which translates to MKTISKEIDSRYSACPIRQVITRIGDKWSMLTLYILGKSDKKKMRYSEIHEYMLDCSQKMLSQTLKNLEKNKLVNRKVYPEVPPRVEYSLTELGRSFLSPLDALVGWGADNMYKMIKD; encoded by the coding sequence ATGAAGACGATTAGTAAAGAAATAGATTCACGATATTCGGCTTGTCCAATTCGTCAAGTGATTACTCGCATTGGTGATAAATGGTCAATGTTAACCCTCTATATACTCGGTAAATCGGATAAGAAGAAGATGCGTTATTCAGAGATTCATGAGTATATGCTTGACTGTTCGCAGAAGATGCTCTCTCAGACGTTGAAGAATCTTGAGAAGAACAAATTGGTAAACCGCAAGGTATATCCCGAAGTTCCACCCAGAGTAGAGTATAGTCTCACCGAATTAGGTCGATCGTTCCTCAGTCCGCTTGATGCGTTAGTTGGTTGGGGAGCAGATAATATGTATAAAATGATAAAAGATTAA
- a CDS encoding CPBP family intramembrane glutamic endopeptidase, with translation MNNKNVLSATLYIILFVSLFILIQSLSFEGGKQLVRLLGVVGTADGDYLTKNGEILAITAVISSLVTFILFISTKWAPVSGNYLKTRPWGVLMWSALIVLGSILPMQFLAEKINLTMPEGTEEMFKSIMKVSWGYVALGIMVPFAEEIVFRGAIQRVLQNALGERNRWIAIVVSALIFGVIHLNLAQGLHAFLIGLLLGWLYSKTGSILPGFVFHWVNNTVAYLMFNLMPQMNDGKLIDFFHGNDRMMYGGLFFSLCIFVPALFQLWVRTEKGKK, from the coding sequence ATGAACAATAAAAACGTTTTGAGCGCAACGCTTTATATCATCTTATTTGTTTCACTTTTCATCTTGATACAAAGTCTTTCTTTCGAGGGAGGTAAGCAGCTTGTACGTCTACTTGGAGTGGTAGGGACTGCTGATGGGGACTATCTGACGAAAAATGGTGAGATACTTGCAATAACAGCAGTCATCAGTAGTCTTGTAACCTTTATCCTCTTCATCAGTACAAAGTGGGCACCCGTATCTGGCAACTATTTGAAGACGCGTCCTTGGGGAGTACTCATGTGGTCAGCCCTCATAGTTTTAGGTTCGATACTCCCTATGCAATTCCTTGCCGAGAAGATTAATCTAACGATGCCAGAGGGAACAGAAGAGATGTTTAAAAGTATCATGAAGGTGTCTTGGGGCTATGTCGCCTTAGGAATCATGGTACCCTTCGCTGAGGAGATAGTCTTCCGTGGAGCTATTCAACGCGTATTGCAAAACGCGTTAGGCGAGCGAAACCGATGGATAGCCATTGTCGTTTCAGCCCTCATCTTTGGTGTTATCCATTTAAATTTAGCACAGGGCTTACACGCTTTCTTGATTGGTCTGCTATTGGGTTGGCTCTATTCGAAAACGGGTAGTATCCTGCCAGGCTTCGTATTTCATTGGGTGAACAATACGGTGGCTTATCTTATGTTCAACCTCATGCCACAGATGAATGACGGAAAACTCATCGACTTCTTCCACGGCAACGACCGCATGATGTATGGTGGCTTGTTCTTCTCACTCTGCATCTTTGTCCCAGCACTGTTCCAGTTATGGGTAAGAACAGAGAAAGGAAAAAAGTAA
- a CDS encoding beta-N-acetylhexosaminidase → MKKILLSVALMMATFSLHATDANYQVVPLPQSITAEKGAPFVLDANTVINVASNDEAMRRNGDFLKQYVQEATGIVPNGMNKKGATITLKLNAKLENEEGYVITIKAKNITIEGKTPRGVFYGVQTLRKSLPLEKAENVTFPAARIVDYPRFGYRGTMLDCARHYFKMSFIKEFIDMLALHNVNTFHWHLTEDQGWRAQIDRYPKLTEVGSKRAQTVIGRMTGLFDETPYGGYYTKDEMREVVKYAADRYITVIPEIDMPGHMLGALAAYPELGCTGGPYKVAEQWGVFPDILCAGNPKTYEFVNNVLDEIVDIFPSKYIHIGGDEAPRIRWQHCPRCQAEIKRLGLKGSNGFSAEAQLQAHFMNQVAKHLESKGRNIIGWDEILEGDVDKGTTVMSWRGVNGGIEAAKRGLDAIMTPVNYYYLDYYQRKDNTMTLIGGFLPVETTYDYDPVPDDATPELKKHVKGVQANLWTEYVIGRDLAFFQLLPRVAAMAETGWTENDKKDFASFKERETRLNELYKHFGWKTCQDLYKEKK, encoded by the coding sequence ATGAAGAAAATCTTACTTTCAGTGGCATTGATGATGGCTACATTCTCACTTCATGCCACAGATGCGAACTACCAGGTAGTTCCTCTCCCACAAAGCATTACTGCTGAGAAGGGTGCACCATTCGTTTTGGATGCTAACACCGTTATCAACGTAGCAAGCAATGACGAGGCAATGCGCCGTAATGGTGATTTCTTAAAACAATATGTACAGGAGGCAACTGGTATTGTGCCAAATGGAATGAACAAGAAAGGAGCAACAATCACGCTGAAACTCAATGCAAAGCTGGAGAATGAAGAGGGTTATGTCATCACCATAAAAGCTAAGAACATTACTATTGAAGGTAAGACTCCACGTGGTGTATTCTATGGTGTACAGACGCTTCGCAAGTCATTGCCATTGGAGAAGGCTGAGAACGTAACCTTCCCAGCAGCTCGTATCGTAGACTATCCACGCTTCGGCTATCGTGGTACAATGCTCGATTGCGCTCGTCACTATTTCAAGATGAGTTTCATTAAGGAGTTCATTGATATGTTGGCGCTCCACAATGTCAACACCTTCCACTGGCACCTCACTGAGGATCAGGGCTGGCGTGCACAGATTGACCGCTATCCAAAGCTTACTGAGGTTGGTTCAAAGCGTGCGCAGACAGTTATTGGTCGTATGACAGGACTCTTTGATGAGACTCCATACGGTGGTTACTATACAAAGGATGAGATGCGTGAAGTTGTGAAGTATGCAGCTGATCGTTATATCACTGTTATCCCTGAGATTGACATGCCTGGTCATATGCTCGGCGCATTGGCAGCTTACCCAGAGCTTGGTTGTACCGGTGGTCCTTACAAAGTGGCTGAGCAGTGGGGCGTATTCCCAGACATTCTCTGCGCTGGTAACCCTAAGACCTACGAGTTTGTGAACAATGTTCTCGATGAGATTGTTGATATCTTCCCATCAAAATATATCCATATCGGTGGTGACGAGGCTCCACGTATTCGTTGGCAACACTGTCCACGCTGTCAGGCTGAAATCAAACGTCTCGGCTTGAAGGGCTCTAACGGCTTCTCTGCAGAGGCTCAGCTACAGGCTCACTTCATGAATCAAGTGGCAAAACACTTGGAGTCTAAGGGTCGTAACATCATCGGTTGGGACGAGATTCTTGAGGGTGATGTAGACAAGGGTACAACTGTCATGAGCTGGCGTGGTGTGAATGGTGGTATTGAAGCGGCTAAGCGTGGCTTGGATGCAATCATGACTCCAGTAAACTATTACTATCTCGATTACTATCAGAGAAAGGATAACACGATGACCCTCATCGGTGGTTTCCTCCCAGTTGAGACAACTTACGACTACGACCCAGTGCCAGACGACGCTACCCCAGAGTTGAAGAAGCACGTTAAGGGTGTACAGGCAAACCTCTGGACAGAGTATGTTATCGGTCGCGACCTCGCTTTCTTCCAGCTCCTCCCACGTGTTGCAGCTATGGCAGAGACTGGTTGGACAGAGAACGATAAGAAGGACTTTGCTTCTTTCAAGGAGCGTGAGACACGCCTTAACGAGCTTTACAAGCACTTCGGTTGGAAGACTTGTCAAGACCTCTACAAGGAGAAGAAGTAA
- a CDS encoding GH25 family lysozyme: MFNYRPSRRTQYIGGGILLALLFIYIVFRCLPPSQEEVDKCAVTLRQEAYYTLVADGKAVAYFADYADSMFVSGSVKKDSIHARSIVQRGYWVNRLSTVPSCHGRILIRWDYKPSTIVNLKANGVKALLCHTINQMYAELDGLQTKRNEMGYYLRVHSVQDYGYNKIADYQTDVIHQMDSLRWMIKVLDSVSSSAVQLRILQENRYAIQPSSKKGKPTRCNRLSIDKEAGCVLLQTESKTTPIRVITRLQKGGAVDALNAYYKTHVATISSLAKGIRIAGGRYEGESQKNVPNGYGKFYGDDGSFYDGHWKNGKRDGFGIYVAPHEYLQVGEWKANVFKGERLTYTADRIYGIDLSRHQHEKDNKVYKIYWDRLRITDLGTLSTKTIKGKVDYPVSFAYVKSTEGCTVLNAYYEADYKAARAHGIRTGTYHFFSTMSPGAAQAAYFLKCSKFNKGDLPPVLDVEPTDAQIVAMGGAEAMFRNIRAWMSLVQKRTGKRPILYISQTFANTYMPLAPDLGDNYHIWIARYGEYKPNFKLAYWQLSPDGKVRGIHGDVDINVFNGYRNQYEEFLKRHCF; encoded by the coding sequence ATGTTTAATTACCGCCCATCAAGGCGAACCCAGTATATAGGAGGGGGCATTTTGCTTGCACTCCTATTTATATATATTGTCTTTCGTTGTCTGCCTCCTTCGCAAGAGGAGGTGGATAAGTGTGCTGTGACGCTTCGTCAAGAGGCTTATTATACGTTAGTGGCTGACGGTAAGGCAGTGGCTTACTTTGCTGATTATGCCGACTCGATGTTTGTGAGCGGCTCGGTCAAAAAGGATTCAATCCATGCACGAAGTATTGTACAGCGCGGTTATTGGGTGAACAGATTGTCCACAGTGCCTTCTTGCCATGGACGTATTCTGATACGTTGGGATTACAAACCGTCAACAATCGTTAATCTCAAGGCGAATGGCGTAAAGGCTTTGCTTTGTCACACAATCAATCAGATGTATGCAGAGTTGGACGGATTGCAGACGAAGCGCAATGAGATGGGCTATTATCTTCGTGTACATAGCGTTCAGGATTACGGCTACAATAAGATTGCAGACTATCAGACTGACGTGATACATCAAATGGATTCGCTCCGATGGATGATAAAGGTGCTCGATTCTGTTTCTTCTTCAGCTGTTCAGCTGCGCATCTTACAAGAGAATCGCTATGCTATTCAGCCATCCTCAAAGAAAGGGAAACCCACTCGCTGCAACCGATTGAGTATTGATAAAGAGGCGGGTTGTGTACTCCTGCAAACCGAAAGCAAAACAACTCCTATTCGGGTGATTACTCGTTTGCAAAAGGGTGGGGCGGTAGACGCATTGAACGCATACTATAAGACCCACGTGGCAACTATCAGCAGCCTTGCAAAAGGCATTCGTATTGCAGGCGGACGATACGAGGGTGAGAGTCAGAAGAATGTCCCGAATGGTTATGGAAAGTTCTATGGTGACGATGGTAGCTTCTATGACGGACATTGGAAGAACGGCAAACGTGATGGATTCGGTATCTATGTCGCACCTCACGAGTATCTGCAAGTGGGGGAGTGGAAGGCAAATGTGTTCAAGGGTGAGCGTCTTACCTACACAGCCGACCGTATCTATGGTATCGACCTGTCACGCCATCAGCACGAAAAGGATAATAAGGTGTATAAGATCTATTGGGACAGGCTACGTATCACCGACCTCGGTACGCTGAGTACGAAGACTATCAAGGGGAAGGTGGATTATCCTGTTTCCTTCGCTTACGTGAAGTCTACGGAGGGTTGTACGGTGCTAAACGCTTATTACGAAGCTGATTATAAGGCAGCACGTGCGCATGGTATTCGAACAGGTACCTATCATTTCTTTTCTACCATGTCACCAGGTGCAGCGCAAGCAGCCTATTTCCTCAAGTGTAGTAAGTTTAATAAGGGCGATCTACCCCCAGTCTTAGACGTTGAGCCGACCGATGCACAGATTGTTGCGATGGGTGGAGCAGAGGCGATGTTCCGCAATATTCGTGCGTGGATGAGCCTTGTGCAGAAGCGAACAGGTAAACGTCCTATCCTTTATATCAGTCAGACTTTTGCCAATACTTACATGCCATTGGCACCCGATTTAGGCGACAACTATCACATTTGGATAGCCCGTTATGGCGAATATAAGCCCAACTTCAAGTTGGCTTACTGGCAGTTAAGTCCTGATGGTAAGGTGCGGGGTATCCATGGCGACGTCGACATCAACGTCTTCAACGGCTATCGCAACCAGTATGAGGAGTTCCTTAAACGCCATTGCTTCTAA
- a CDS encoding AraC family transcriptional regulator, with amino-acid sequence MMILKDFDLAYSTDIHMIEDERFSHCIFHIICINGEGSFVYNESCFHINKNDLIVISRPDEVKNIAVTNDFRIECFAANAYFLRNSLPPNNYSIRGSMSLYQDPIIPLSAENAEKFLADIHHLRDRLGEKESLYYYEIMESMCLTMIYDIFGFHAVYYRNREDVDHANYVVNEFLRMLSTGITRTQRDATYFAEQLHVSLKYLSRTIKRTTGNTITAYIDRVTIPILRKYLDDESLSLTQISDRMNFTSLSYFSRYCSKHLGMTPSKYRNRKA; translated from the coding sequence ATGATGATATTAAAGGACTTCGACCTTGCTTATTCAACCGATATCCACATGATAGAGGATGAGCGGTTTTCTCACTGCATTTTTCATATTATCTGCATAAATGGGGAGGGTAGCTTCGTCTATAACGAGTCGTGTTTTCACATCAATAAGAATGACCTTATCGTTATAAGTCGCCCTGACGAGGTAAAGAATATTGCCGTCACAAACGATTTCCGAATAGAGTGTTTCGCTGCTAATGCTTACTTTCTTAGAAATTCACTTCCCCCAAACAATTACAGCATCAGAGGAAGTATGAGTCTCTATCAAGACCCTATTATCCCGCTTTCTGCGGAGAATGCAGAGAAATTCTTAGCTGATATTCACCACCTTCGTGACAGACTTGGAGAAAAGGAATCTCTCTATTACTACGAAATTATGGAAAGTATGTGCCTTACAATGATCTATGATATATTTGGATTCCACGCAGTCTATTATCGTAATCGAGAGGATGTAGACCATGCCAATTATGTTGTCAACGAATTTCTAAGGATGCTTTCCACTGGTATTACACGTACACAGCGGGACGCAACCTATTTTGCTGAGCAGCTACACGTGTCCTTGAAGTATCTCTCACGTACCATCAAACGCACTACGGGAAACACTATTACCGCTTATATTGACCGTGTTACTATTCCTATTTTACGGAAATACCTTGATGACGAGAGCCTTTCACTGACACAGATTAGCGATAGAATGAATTTTACGTCCCTTTCCTACTTCAGCCGTTACTGCTCAAAACATTTAGGTATGACACCGAGTAAATATAGAAATCGTAAGGCATAA
- a CDS encoding alpha/beta fold hydrolase — MLNRSYSKATTQILQVKTEQVAYRQVGDVNNPPLLCLNHLAATLDNFDPAIMDGLAEHFNVIGIDYIGVGKSSGKSRLTIEEMADDVIDFAHAYGLKDIRLLGFSLGGFVAQQVLLRAPALTTKAILAGTGGAGGVGIKNVAKITYWDMFRAFLTGRDPKYYLFSPTIEKGKKAANDFLKRIARIEDKDDKIKLSSFQRQLKAIGVWGRREKDDLSKIKVPVWVVNGDNDRMVPTPNSYDIAERLPNAHLTIYPDAGHGGVFQYHEVFVPKAIEFFK; from the coding sequence GTGCTAAATAGAAGCTATTCAAAAGCTACGACTCAAATATTACAAGTAAAGACTGAACAGGTAGCGTACAGGCAGGTAGGTGATGTGAATAATCCTCCACTACTTTGCCTTAATCACCTTGCAGCAACATTAGATAATTTCGACCCAGCAATAATGGATGGGTTGGCAGAACATTTCAATGTAATCGGAATTGATTACATAGGCGTAGGTAAGTCTTCTGGCAAGTCACGCCTAACGATTGAGGAGATGGCAGACGATGTAATTGATTTTGCTCATGCTTATGGTCTTAAAGACATTCGTCTTCTTGGATTTTCATTGGGTGGATTTGTTGCACAGCAGGTTTTGCTTCGTGCGCCAGCCTTAACCACGAAGGCTATTCTTGCAGGAACAGGCGGCGCTGGTGGTGTAGGCATAAAGAATGTAGCGAAGATTACGTATTGGGATATGTTCAGAGCCTTTCTCACAGGTCGTGATCCTAAGTATTATCTCTTTTCCCCAACGATTGAGAAAGGTAAGAAAGCAGCGAATGACTTTCTGAAGCGCATTGCACGTATAGAGGATAAAGATGACAAGATAAAGCTTTCTTCTTTCCAAAGACAGCTAAAAGCCATTGGTGTATGGGGAAGACGAGAGAAAGACGATTTGTCGAAGATCAAGGTTCCTGTATGGGTTGTCAATGGTGATAATGATAGGATGGTTCCTACGCCTAACTCGTATGACATAGCAGAAAGATTGCCCAATGCTCATCTGACGATTTATCCAGATGCAGGTCATGGAGGTGTTTTCCAATACCATGAGGTGTTTGTTCCAAAAGCAATAGAGTTTTTTAAGTAG
- a CDS encoding Na+/H+ antiporter NhaC family protein: MTENKKGLLALSPLLIFIVLYLVTSILSGDFYKVPITVAFMASSIFAIAISGGYPLAKRIEIYSKGASTDNMMMMLWIFVLAGAFANSAKDMGSIDATVNLTLSVLPDNMLLPGLFLAACFISMSIGTSVGTIVALTPIAAGIANSTGSSLPFVVAIVVGGSFFGDNLSFISDTTVVATRTQECKMADKFKVNFFIVAPAAVMILLAYIFMGKDIHTMGQTASVDIYRVIPYMAVLICALFGINVMAVLTIGIVLTGAIGIIDGSYDVYGWFGSMGTGITGMGELIIITMMAGGMLEIIRENGGIDYLIKVITRHVNSKRGAELTIAFLVSLVDICTANNTVAILTVGGIAKQIGDRYGVDKRKAASILDTFSCCAQGLIPYGAQILMAAGLAKINPVSIVPFLYYPILLGITAFLSILFHYPRRYS; this comes from the coding sequence ATGACAGAAAACAAAAAAGGACTCCTCGCATTGAGTCCGTTACTTATATTCATCGTATTGTATCTGGTCACCTCCATCCTATCAGGCGACTTCTATAAGGTACCGATTACCGTGGCTTTCATGGCTTCGAGTATCTTTGCTATTGCCATATCAGGAGGCTATCCACTCGCAAAACGAATTGAGATATACAGCAAGGGAGCCAGTACAGACAACATGATGATGATGCTGTGGATATTCGTACTTGCTGGAGCATTCGCCAACTCGGCTAAGGACATGGGCAGTATTGACGCTACGGTCAACCTAACCCTCTCCGTCCTACCAGATAACATGCTGCTGCCAGGACTCTTCCTCGCTGCTTGCTTCATCTCTATGAGTATCGGAACGAGTGTCGGAACCATCGTGGCACTAACACCTATCGCAGCGGGTATTGCCAATTCCACAGGGAGTTCGCTACCATTCGTGGTAGCGATCGTCGTGGGTGGTTCGTTCTTTGGCGACAACCTTTCCTTCATTAGCGACACAACTGTTGTGGCAACAAGAACACAAGAGTGTAAGATGGCTGATAAGTTTAAGGTAAACTTCTTCATCGTTGCCCCTGCAGCAGTTATGATTCTGCTTGCCTATATCTTTATGGGTAAGGACATTCATACGATGGGACAAACGGCGAGTGTAGATATCTACAGGGTCATCCCTTACATGGCAGTACTGATTTGCGCGCTCTTTGGCATAAACGTGATGGCTGTGTTGACCATTGGAATCGTCCTTACGGGTGCCATTGGCATCATTGACGGCAGCTATGATGTCTATGGTTGGTTTGGAAGTATGGGTACAGGTATCACAGGCATGGGCGAACTGATTATCATCACGATGATGGCGGGTGGAATGTTGGAGATTATCCGCGAGAATGGAGGTATTGATTATCTCATCAAGGTTATTACCCGTCACGTCAACAGCAAGCGTGGAGCAGAGCTAACCATTGCTTTTCTCGTAAGCTTAGTGGATATCTGTACAGCAAATAACACGGTGGCAATCCTTACCGTGGGCGGTATTGCAAAGCAGATAGGCGACCGATATGGCGTAGATAAACGTAAGGCAGCCAGCATCCTCGACACCTTCTCATGTTGTGCGCAGGGGTTGATTCCTTATGGTGCACAGATATTAATGGCAGCAGGTTTGGCAAAGATTAACCCTGTGAGCATCGTCCCATTCTTGTATTATCCAATACTATTGGGCATCACAGCCTTCCTCTCTATTCTCTTCCATTATCCCCGCCGTTACTCATAA
- a CDS encoding NADP-dependent oxidoreductase, with translation MKAIQIDGYKKGDVKVALRDIEIPKVGDNDLLVKVKAAAVNPLELLIAHGDVKMVVPYRFPLTIGNEMSGVVEQVGASVKDFQIGDRVFGRLPINRIGAFAEYVAVDAATVAKTPDYLSDVEAAAVPLTALTAEQALDILKLKSGNSLFISGGSGSFGAMAIPLAAARGLKVITSGGAKAKERTMELGVSQYFDYKTEDYTKVLKDVDGAIDSLGDKELPGLFSVLREGATVVSLKGMPNGSFAKSFGLPLWKQWLFKLVGMKNEKLASKRNQHYHFIFVTADGAQLRNAASILEVRQIRPDIGNVYTLEQAEEALRDVANHRSQGKVIICNS, from the coding sequence ATGAAAGCAATACAGATAGACGGATATAAGAAAGGTGATGTTAAGGTAGCCTTACGTGATATAGAAATACCAAAGGTGGGCGATAACGACTTGTTAGTAAAGGTGAAGGCTGCTGCTGTCAACCCGTTAGAGTTGCTTATTGCACATGGAGATGTGAAGATGGTTGTACCTTACCGCTTCCCATTGACCATCGGTAATGAGATGTCAGGTGTGGTAGAGCAGGTTGGTGCGTCGGTAAAGGACTTTCAGATTGGTGATCGTGTGTTTGGTAGACTTCCTATCAATCGTATCGGTGCCTTTGCAGAATATGTTGCAGTGGATGCTGCGACAGTTGCTAAGACGCCAGATTATCTTTCAGATGTTGAGGCTGCTGCTGTGCCATTGACCGCACTGACAGCTGAGCAGGCACTTGATATTCTGAAGTTAAAGTCAGGCAACAGTTTGTTTATTTCTGGTGGCTCTGGTAGCTTCGGCGCTATGGCTATCCCATTGGCTGCAGCACGTGGATTGAAGGTTATTACCAGTGGTGGTGCAAAAGCCAAAGAGCGCACGATGGAACTTGGTGTGAGCCAGTATTTCGATTACAAAACAGAAGATTACACCAAAGTGCTGAAGGATGTTGACGGTGCAATAGATTCACTCGGAGATAAAGAGTTGCCAGGACTTTTCTCAGTTCTTCGAGAAGGTGCAACGGTTGTTTCATTGAAAGGTATGCCTAATGGAAGTTTTGCTAAGTCGTTTGGCTTACCACTCTGGAAGCAATGGCTGTTCAAACTGGTCGGTATGAAGAATGAGAAGTTGGCAAGCAAACGCAATCAGCATTATCATTTCATCTTCGTGACCGCTGATGGTGCACAGTTACGAAATGCAGCGTCTATCCTCGAAGTTCGTCAGATACGCCCAGATATAGGTAATGTTTATACGTTAGAACAAGCAGAAGAGGCTCTGCGCGATGTTGCTAACCATCGCTCACAAGGGAAGGTAATTATCTGTAATTCATAA